In Candidatus Delongbacteria bacterium, the sequence TTATAATGAGAATATATTGTATATGGATTTTTTAGCGGAGTAGCCATGGAAAAAAAAGTTAAACAGAAATTGGAGAAATTTAAAGCATTTCAGTTGTTGGATGATGATGATTTCTCATACAGAAGCTATGTCAGCTGCTATAAGATGACAAATGATTCGGTTGAATTTGCATGGAAACCGCAATCTGATATCTATTTAACAGAGAATGAGCTTGTCTATTGCATATCAATTCCCTTTGTAGATCCATCAAAGATTGAGGTGATAATTGAATTGGATAAAATTACAATTAAGGGTGAGAGAAAGAAGAATGACGAAGAACGTAAGCATTATTATATGATGAATATTGAATACGGACCTTTTGAAATTAGATTGAATATTCCTGTCCCGGTCCAAAGGCAATCCCTATCTAAAGAATATATTGATGGATTGTTTTATTTAAGATTGAAATTAGTAAAAATATAGAGAGGTTGAAATGCCTAGAGAGAAACAGGAAAAACTGGTAATACCAGAACAACTTCCAATAATTCCCTTAGCTAATATGGTTGTTTTCCCAAATATTATCTTACCACTTGTAATAAATAATCAAAATTTGATTAAACTGATAAATGACTCTATTTCAAAGGATAGAATTGTTGGTATTTTTGCAAATAAACCAAACAAGGATGGCTCTTTTAATTATAATGAAATATATAGTACGGGCACTGCTGCTGTAATTTTGAAAATGTTCAGAAATGATGATAATGATGGAGCGAGACTTTTAGTACAAGGATTAACAAGAATTGAGCTTGAAACTG encodes:
- a CDS encoding Hsp20/alpha crystallin family protein, which produces MEKKVKQKLEKFKAFQLLDDDDFSYRSYVSCYKMTNDSVEFAWKPQSDIYLTENELVYCISIPFVDPSKIEVIIELDKITIKGERKKNDEERKHYYMMNIEYGPFEIRLNIPVPVQRQSLSKEYIDGLFYLRLKLVKI